The region CGGACGTTCGATCTCGCTGCCGTCGTCGAATACCGGCATGGCCAAGCTCACTGCTCGCGGCGTTGGCGCCTACGCACGGGTGCGCAGCCAGTTCAAAATGTCGGTAGGCAAGTTCGAAGGGGTCGAGGAAGCATTGACCCGCATCGGTGCCTATACCTACCTGATGGATGCAACGCGCATCATGACCGCAGGTGCAATCGATCTCGGGGAAAAGCCCTCGGTGGCTTCCGCCATCGCCAAGTATCACGTCACCGAACTAGCACGCAAAGTCGTCAATGACGGCATGGACGTGATCGGCGGCAAGGGCATCTGTCTCGGGTCATCGAATTTCCTCGGCCGTGCCTATCAGCAAGTACCCGTCGGCATCACGGTCGAAGGCGCCAACATCCTGACGCGCAGCCTGATCCTGTTCGGCCAGGGTGCGATCCGCTGCCATCCTTACGTGCTGAAAGAGATGCAGGCGGCGAACAATCCGGATGCGGCACAGGCTCTGCACGATTTCGATGCAGCCCTGTTCGGGCATATCGGCTTCACCCTGCGCAACGGCGTGAGCGCCTTATGGCACGGCCTGACCGGCGCGCGCTTTGTCAGTGTGCCGTCCAGCGTCGCGCCCGAAGCCAGGCGCTACTATCAGCAGGTCACGCGCTTCTCGGCCGCGTTCGCCTTCATCTCCGATGTGTCCATGCTTGTGCTCGGTGGCAGCCTCAAGCGCCGCGAGAAAATGTCGGCGCGTCTGGGCGACATCCTGGCGCAGATGTACCTCATGTCGGCCGCTTTGAAGCGTTATCAGGATGTGGGACAGAACGCCGATTCGCCTCTGTTGCACTGGAATCTGCAGAACTCGCGTTACCTGGCACAGGAAGCGTTCAAGGGCGTGATCGGAAATTATCCGAGCAAGCTGGTCGCCATGTTCCTGAACTTCGTGATCTTCCCATTCGGTCGTTCGTTCACCGTTCCGTCCGATGAGGTCGGTCATCAAGTGGCAAAGCTGGTGATTTCGCCGTCGGCGACACGCGATCGCTTCACCGCCGATTGCCACTTGCCGAAAACGTCTGACGAACCGGTGGGGGCGCTTGAACTTGCTTTCGCCGCTACGATTGCCGCTGAACCCATCGATGCCAAGGTGCGCGAAGCCGAGAAACGCGGCCTGTTCGCCAACAATCCGGACGCCAACGTGCGCGACATCGCCCATGTGGCCTTCAAACAAGGCGTGGTTAGCGTTGAAGAATATGCGGTGCTGAAACGCCGCGACGAATTGCGTGACATCGTCGTGCGGGTTGACGACTTCCCGTTCGACTTTGATGTTGCCACTGCAAACAAGCGCAACGTTGCGCCAAGCAAGGTCGTCATGCCGGAACGTATTGCCGCATGAAAACGGCATTTGCAAGCAAATCAAGATAGACATGCGTTCATTTTTTTTGAATCCAAAATTAAACGAACGTTTGTCTCTGTGCATCCAATGAATGAAGTTGCATTTCCGTAGCGATGTTGCACAACACGGGAAACAAAAAAACAAGGAGGAACGAGCAGTGAAAAGATTTAATGTAAGAAAGGTAGCAGTGTTGGGGGCCGGCGTGATGGGCGCGCAGATTGCCGCGCACCTGGTCAATGCCAATGTCGAGACGCTGTTGTTTGAGTTG is a window of Sideroxydans sp. CL21 DNA encoding:
- a CDS encoding acyl-CoA dehydrogenase — its product is MFSIASSLLLVAVALAALLVVRPLRRVLLSAPLLAVYRKILPQMSDTEREALEAGTVWWEGELFRGKPDWKKLHSYPQPKLTAIEQSFLDNEVDEACRLVDDWKVSQTTYDMSPEAWQYIKDKGFLGMIIPKKYGGLEFSAYAHSQVVQKLSTRSSVLGVSVMVPNSLGPAELLLHYGTDAQKNYYLPRLAKGIEIPAFALTSPWAGSDAASIPDAGIVCKGQWQGKEVLGMRVTWDKRYITLAPLCTILGLAFRLYDPEGLLGDQKDIGITCALVPHDHPGVDIGRRHLPLNGVFTTGPTRGKDVFMPLEFIIGGPAMAGRGWRMLMECLAAGRSISLPSSNTGMAKLTARGVGAYARVRSQFKMSVGKFEGVEEALTRIGAYTYLMDATRIMTAGAIDLGEKPSVASAIAKYHVTELARKVVNDGMDVIGGKGICLGSSNFLGRAYQQVPVGITVEGANILTRSLILFGQGAIRCHPYVLKEMQAANNPDAAQALHDFDAALFGHIGFTLRNGVSALWHGLTGARFVSVPSSVAPEARRYYQQVTRFSAAFAFISDVSMLVLGGSLKRREKMSARLGDILAQMYLMSAALKRYQDVGQNADSPLLHWNLQNSRYLAQEAFKGVIGNYPSKLVAMFLNFVIFPFGRSFTVPSDEVGHQVAKLVISPSATRDRFTADCHLPKTSDEPVGALELAFAATIAAEPIDAKVREAEKRGLFANNPDANVRDIAHVAFKQGVVSVEEYAVLKRRDELRDIVVRVDDFPFDFDVATANKRNVAPSKVVMPERIAA